A single Tenacibaculum sp. 190524A02b DNA region contains:
- a CDS encoding TIGR02594 family protein encodes MNSLLSVALSQYGVKEIKGQKDHPQILHYFKSLGFDSAKFKDETAWCSAFAGWVAQQAGYEHSNQLTARSWLQVGTTTHQPNQGDVVVLWRESPNSWKGHVGFLVKETNRYVYLLGGNQGNSVCVKAYPKNRVIGYRKLRKNG; translated from the coding sequence ATGAATAGTTTATTATCAGTAGCGTTGTCGCAATACGGAGTAAAGGAAATTAAAGGACAAAAAGATCATCCTCAAATTTTACATTACTTTAAATCCCTAGGCTTTGACAGTGCTAAATTTAAAGATGAAACAGCTTGGTGCAGTGCTTTTGCTGGTTGGGTTGCCCAACAAGCAGGTTATGAGCACTCTAACCAATTAACAGCAAGAAGCTGGTTGCAAGTAGGAACCACTACACATCAACCCAATCAAGGTGATGTAGTAGTTTTATGGAGAGAATCGCCAAATAGCTGGAAAGGTCATGTTGGTTTTTTAGTGAAAGAAACCAATCGTTATGTGTATTTATTAGGCGGAAACCAAGGAAACAGTGTATGCGTAAAAGCATATCCTAAAAACAGAGTAATAGGTTACAGAAAGTTAAGAAAAAATGGATAA
- a CDS encoding SMI1/KNR4 family protein has product MRKITLEFQEKKLNIEDISTFEKEYKFVLPESYKKFLLENNGGIPKESIFWDGTIESHVSNFYSLKYGNVTLENIIKEIHREDALPTIFFPFASTGGGGDYAFSLKDSNFGEVYLFHYDGSEPFKICSSFDDFIKSLEE; this is encoded by the coding sequence ATGAGAAAAATAACATTAGAGTTTCAAGAAAAAAAATTAAACATAGAAGATATTAGCACTTTCGAAAAAGAATATAAATTTGTTTTACCAGAAAGTTACAAGAAATTCTTACTGGAAAATAATGGAGGAATTCCTAAAGAAAGTATTTTTTGGGACGGAACTATTGAAAGCCATGTTTCCAATTTTTATTCATTAAAATATGGTAACGTAACATTAGAGAACATTATAAAAGAAATTCACCGAGAAGATGCATTACCTACAATTTTTTTTCCCTTTGCTAGTACAGGAGGAGGAGGAGATTATGCTTTTTCACTGAAGGATAGTAATTTTGGGGAAGTTTATTTATTTCATTACGACGGTTCTGAACCTTTTAAAATATGTAGTTCTTTTGATGACTTTATCAAAAGTCTTGAAGAATAA
- a CDS encoding Abi family protein codes for MGRIATNFDDQIKKLRSRGMIFDCSEDKVKECLSDIGYYRLGFYWNPFEKDNNHNFIENTKFSDVINLYYLDVDLRNILTKYINRIEINFRTKIVYYVSNKFKQSPTWFIDPSIMENSFLEKIDKYYGSDFKRNNKAIKKHHEKYINDRYAPAWKTLEFFTFGTILNIYRDIKDDDIRERISKLFGINNVDKFGKLMASVVLIRNLCAHGDVMFDFGLPRALPVMSNIVDKNDKTSLNACIKVITFFLEKISTNRKKDLDDEIKKLFYNYKENETIKKIITDKMKYSLE; via the coding sequence ATGGGAAGAATTGCTACAAACTTTGACGATCAAATCAAAAAATTAAGAAGTAGAGGTATGATATTTGATTGTAGCGAAGATAAAGTAAAAGAATGCTTGTCTGATATTGGTTATTATAGATTAGGTTTTTATTGGAATCCTTTTGAAAAGGATAATAATCATAATTTTATAGAAAACACCAAATTTTCAGATGTAATCAACCTTTATTATTTAGATGTTGATCTTAGAAATATTCTAACCAAATATATTAACAGAATTGAGATAAACTTCAGAACAAAAATTGTTTATTATGTTTCTAATAAATTCAAACAATCTCCTACTTGGTTTATAGATCCATCTATAATGGAAAACTCTTTTTTAGAAAAAATTGATAAATATTATGGTTCAGACTTCAAGAGAAATAACAAAGCAATAAAAAAACACCATGAAAAATATATAAATGACAGGTATGCTCCAGCATGGAAAACACTTGAGTTTTTTACTTTTGGTACTATTCTTAATATCTATAGAGATATTAAAGATGATGATATAAGAGAAAGAATAAGTAAGCTTTTTGGTATTAATAACGTAGATAAGTTTGGTAAATTGATGGCTAGTGTTGTTTTAATACGTAACCTTTGTGCTCATGGAGATGTTATGTTCGATTTTGGTTTACCTAGAGCTTTACCTGTTATGTCTAATATTGTTGATAAAAATGATAAAACTTCTTTGAACGCATGTATAAAGGTTATTACATTTTTTTTGGAAAAAATTTCAACAAACAGAAAAAAGGATTTAGATGATGAGATAAAAAAACTCTTTTATAACTATAAAGAAAACGAAACCATTAAAAAGATAATAACTGACAAAATGAAATATTCATTAGAATAA
- a CDS encoding LexA family transcriptional regulator produces the protein MGISEKIAAIRDAFNLNNFSFSKRIGVTGTTVDSIVNGRPQSDGTRKKTKPGYDVLTSIINEFNINPDYLFGKSEVMLKSEVSKNQTYSGVPKVVAINESGNENVIYVPTQARAGYLNGYGDASYIEQLPSFHMPHLNNGTFRCFEVQGNSMVRTFFDGDLVFGKYVEDLGDVKDGRVYVIVSKNDGIVLKRVINRIQERGKLILKSDNKDGNYPTYTINAEEIMEVWYVTMFASKQMPEPIDVYDRLHDLESKVVELQERLNHKN, from the coding sequence ATGGGGATATCAGAAAAAATAGCAGCTATTAGAGATGCTTTTAATTTAAATAATTTTTCGTTTTCAAAACGAATTGGAGTTACGGGAACTACCGTAGATAGTATTGTTAATGGTAGACCGCAATCGGATGGTACTCGGAAAAAAACCAAACCAGGATATGATGTGCTTACCTCTATTATTAATGAGTTTAACATAAACCCAGATTACTTGTTTGGTAAAAGTGAGGTGATGCTAAAATCAGAAGTTTCTAAAAATCAAACATATTCGGGAGTTCCAAAAGTAGTTGCTATTAATGAATCAGGGAATGAAAATGTAATTTATGTACCTACGCAAGCTAGGGCTGGATACTTAAATGGATATGGTGATGCTAGTTATATTGAACAGTTACCTTCTTTTCATATGCCGCATTTAAATAACGGAACATTTAGGTGTTTTGAAGTACAAGGAAATTCTATGGTACGTACATTTTTTGATGGTGATTTGGTTTTTGGAAAATATGTGGAAGATTTAGGAGATGTTAAAGATGGAAGAGTGTATGTGATTGTAAGTAAAAATGACGGAATTGTTTTAAAAAGGGTTATTAATAGGATCCAAGAACGAGGAAAATTAATACTGAAAAGCGATAATAAAGATGGTAATTATCCAACTTATACTATAAATGCTGAAGAAATTATGGAGGTTTGGTACGTAACCATGTTTGCTTCTAAACAAATGCCAGAACCAATTGACGTGTATGACAGGTTACACGATTTAGAAAGTAAAGTGGTAGAGTTACAAGAAAGGTTAAATCATAAAAATTAA
- a CDS encoding alpha/beta hydrolase translates to MKKVYFVSGTMCTVDLWQFVFPKLENIQPVHIDITAAISFDDINKIILTTINEPSILVGFSLGGFSIMNFAINYPNMVEKLVVIAANANGLEKEEIALRKSTIDFLETHSYKGISQTRVLQFLHPENYNNQELISIIKKMDKELGKEVLIRQLKATSNRMSISENLKRIEMPILFIAAQDDSLVDSNTIKNIAKKLKKGKSILIKNCGHMIPLEKPLELNYILNSLAPPKGIIPRDLPRN, encoded by the coding sequence GTGAAAAAGGTATATTTTGTTTCTGGTACCATGTGTACTGTAGATTTATGGCAATTTGTTTTTCCGAAATTAGAAAATATTCAGCCAGTACATATTGATATAACTGCTGCAATTTCTTTTGATGATATTAATAAAATTATTCTAACTACTATAAATGAACCGAGCATATTAGTAGGTTTTTCGTTAGGTGGGTTTTCTATAATGAATTTTGCGATAAATTATCCGAATATGGTTGAAAAACTAGTAGTTATAGCGGCCAATGCTAATGGTTTAGAAAAGGAAGAAATAGCATTAAGAAAAAGTACCATCGACTTTTTAGAAACACATTCTTATAAAGGAATTTCTCAAACTAGAGTCTTGCAGTTTTTGCATCCTGAAAATTATAATAATCAAGAGTTGATTTCTATTATAAAAAAGATGGATAAAGAGTTAGGGAAAGAGGTATTGATTAGACAATTGAAAGCCACTTCTAATCGTATGTCTATTTCTGAGAATTTGAAACGTATAGAAATGCCAATACTTTTTATTGCAGCTCAAGACGATAGTCTAGTTGATTCGAATACAATAAAGAACATTGCTAAAAAATTGAAAAAAGGGAAATCTATTCTTATTAAGAATTGTGGACACATGATTCCTTTAGAAAAACCATTAGAATTAAACTATATTTTGAATTCATTGGCGCCACCAAAGGGTATAATACCCCGAGACTTGCCTCGAAATTAA
- a CDS encoding DUF6973 domain-containing protein — translation MLRKITLLLLLIHFSSFSQSNWQKFKKLSAAKKAWVLFHPFKAKKALAISKETNRVADSLRKSPILDGDGSGGQVDAFRHAYWMARLHQEIGKSAARSLGKAHEKENYQTFKKRKLEDGVVPDEISSTMDLFNNEVGLTLTQKGSKTSRNGLIYKIVNAIQQGKMKVIKKDKDGQFLTCSGNLISKVSLKGKWKNNKCLVDSNYSK, via the coding sequence ATGCTGCGGAAAATAACACTACTTTTATTACTAATTCACTTTTCTTCTTTTTCACAATCTAATTGGCAAAAATTTAAAAAACTCTCTGCTGCCAAAAAAGCATGGGTGCTTTTTCATCCGTTTAAGGCCAAAAAAGCATTAGCTATTTCTAAAGAAACAAATAGGGTCGCTGATTCTTTAAGGAAATCACCTATACTAGATGGTGATGGGTCTGGTGGACAAGTAGATGCGTTTAGACATGCTTATTGGATGGCTAGATTGCATCAAGAAATAGGTAAAAGTGCAGCACGTTCTTTAGGGAAAGCACATGAAAAAGAAAATTACCAAACTTTTAAAAAAAGAAAACTAGAAGATGGGGTTGTGCCTGATGAAATTTCTTCAACAATGGATTTGTTTAATAATGAAGTTGGATTAACACTTACTCAAAAAGGAAGTAAGACTTCAAGAAATGGGTTGATTTATAAAATTGTAAATGCAATTCAACAAGGAAAAATGAAAGTTATAAAAAAAGATAAAGATGGGCAGTTTCTAACGTGTTCTGGTAACCTTATTTCAAAAGTATCTTTAAAAGGAAAATGGAAAAATAATAAATGTTTAGTTGATTCTAATTATTCGAAATAG
- a CDS encoding phage holin family protein yields the protein MDKIVHFIFWLLALLAPLNGVLTTMMFLIVVDFITGAYASLKKQISITSEKIAHTISKFVIYNLVIISAYFLEIYIVNEVPFLKIIAGFIAVTEIKSILENYNKIYGVNPFKVLYHFINQAGLKSTLEQITEEEQKNQEKEKE from the coding sequence ATGGATAAAATAGTGCATTTCATTTTTTGGTTGTTAGCTTTACTAGCGCCTTTAAATGGAGTGTTAACTACCATGATGTTTCTTATTGTGGTTGATTTTATAACGGGAGCTTATGCCTCACTAAAAAAACAAATATCTATAACAAGTGAAAAAATAGCACATACAATTTCTAAATTCGTCATATATAACTTAGTTATTATATCCGCTTATTTTTTAGAAATATACATTGTAAATGAAGTCCCCTTTTTAAAAATAATAGCTGGTTTTATTGCCGTTACAGAGATAAAATCAATATTAGAAAATTACAATAAAATCTATGGAGTAAACCCCTTTAAAGTGCTGTATCATTTTATAAACCAAGCAGGTTTAAAAAGTACGCTAGAGCAAATAACTGAAGAAGAACAGAAAAACCAAGAAAAAGAAAAAGAGTAA
- a CDS encoding carboxymuconolactone decarboxylase family protein, with the protein MSTRIETLNPETTTGKSKELFDAVNAKLGFIPNLIKVFGNSPATLQSYLSLSDLTASGNFSGKFREQLALAIAEENQCNYCLSAHTAIGKMNGLTDAETEENRKGEASDAKVQAGLQFAQSVTKNRGNVTSEEIKAVKDAGYNDSDVLEIVLNVVANTLTNYVNHIAETEIDFPKVEAGKFSVNA; encoded by the coding sequence ATGAGTACTAGAATTGAAACTTTAAATCCAGAAACTACTACCGGAAAATCTAAAGAATTATTTGATGCAGTAAATGCTAAACTTGGATTTATCCCTAACCTAATTAAAGTATTTGGAAACTCGCCTGCAACTTTACAAAGTTATTTAAGTTTAAGCGATCTTACAGCAAGTGGAAACTTTTCTGGAAAGTTTAGAGAGCAATTAGCTTTAGCAATTGCAGAAGAAAATCAATGTAACTACTGTTTATCAGCACACACAGCTATTGGTAAAATGAATGGTTTAACAGATGCTGAAACTGAAGAAAACAGAAAAGGAGAAGCTTCTGATGCTAAAGTACAAGCTGGATTACAATTTGCACAAAGCGTTACTAAAAATAGAGGTAATGTTACTTCTGAAGAAATTAAGGCTGTAAAAGACGCTGGTTATAATGATAGTGATGTATTGGAAATAGTACTAAATGTAGTTGCTAATACCTTAACCAACTATGTAAACCACATTGCAGAAACTGAAATTGACTTTCCAAAAGTTGAAGCAGGAAAATTTAGTGTAAACGCATAA
- a CDS encoding helix-turn-helix domain-containing protein: MAVQTTTSYTYKDIFNLHTVQFEKACVVNKPQQIHQLKIFWIKEGSGIYNIDFKSYEFNNSVLFFLSPGQVFSITSEKIKEAYQLSFHKDFYCIQNHDAEISCNGVLFNNVYETPFITPTENDIIKLDSILNNMIDEFKLGGTAQYDMLQAYLKQFIIHAVRIKKEHDVVKEDQETKLFKDFSVLVEQNFKKLHSVTEYANRLGISPKSLTKHFQKIGSQTPSDFIKNRIITEAKRQLLYSTEAVKYIAFDLGFNDPAYFSRFFTKATGLSPKQFQKQN; encoded by the coding sequence ATGGCAGTTCAAACCACAACTTCCTATACATACAAAGATATTTTTAACCTACATACTGTTCAGTTTGAAAAAGCTTGTGTGGTAAACAAACCTCAACAAATACATCAACTTAAAATATTTTGGATTAAAGAAGGAAGCGGTATTTACAATATAGATTTTAAGAGTTATGAGTTTAACAATAGCGTACTCTTTTTCTTATCACCAGGACAAGTATTTTCTATTACCTCTGAAAAAATAAAAGAAGCTTATCAACTAAGCTTTCATAAAGATTTTTACTGTATACAAAATCATGATGCTGAGATTTCTTGTAACGGTGTACTGTTCAATAACGTGTACGAAACTCCATTTATAACACCTACCGAAAATGATATTATTAAGCTAGACAGCATTCTAAATAATATGATTGATGAGTTTAAACTGGGCGGAACCGCACAATATGATATGCTACAAGCCTATTTAAAACAGTTTATTATACACGCTGTACGCATTAAAAAAGAACACGATGTTGTAAAAGAAGATCAAGAAACTAAGCTATTCAAGGATTTTAGTGTATTAGTAGAACAAAACTTTAAAAAACTACATAGTGTTACTGAATATGCCAATAGATTAGGAATCTCTCCAAAATCACTCACCAAACACTTTCAAAAAATTGGTTCACAAACCCCAAGTGATTTTATTAAAAACAGAATCATAACGGAAGCAAAACGACAACTCCTCTACTCTACCGAAGCTGTAAAATACATTGCTTTTGATTTAGGATTTAATGATCCTGCTTATTTTTCACGTTTTTTTACCAAAGCTACTGGGCTATCACCTAAACAATTTCAAAAACAGAATTAA